Proteins from one Mycobacterium sp. SMC-2 genomic window:
- a CDS encoding riboflavin synthase — protein sequence MFTGIVEELGEVTGRDVLADAARLTIRGPVVTSDAGHGDSIAVNGVCLTVAELLPDGQFTADVMAETLNRSNLGALQVGSPVNLERAAAVNSRLGGHIVQGHVDGTGRVVGRAPSEHWEVVRIEIPAAVSRYVVEKGSITVDGISLTVSGLGAGPEDWFEVSLIPTTRELTTLGRAPIGTQVNLEVDVIAKYVERLMAR from the coding sequence ATGTTCACCGGAATTGTCGAGGAACTCGGGGAGGTGACGGGCCGCGACGTGCTGGCCGACGCCGCACGGCTGACCATCCGCGGACCCGTCGTGACCTCCGACGCCGGGCACGGCGATTCGATCGCCGTCAACGGCGTCTGCCTGACCGTCGCGGAGCTGCTACCCGACGGGCAGTTCACCGCCGACGTGATGGCCGAGACCCTGAACCGGTCCAACCTGGGTGCCCTGCAGGTCGGCAGCCCGGTCAACCTGGAGCGCGCCGCCGCGGTCAACAGCCGGCTCGGCGGGCACATCGTGCAGGGGCACGTGGACGGGACCGGCCGGGTGGTGGGCCGGGCGCCGTCGGAGCACTGGGAAGTGGTGCGGATCGAGATCCCCGCGGCGGTGTCCCGCTACGTCGTCGAAAAGGGATCGATCACCGTCGACGGCATTTCGCTGACGGTCTCCGGGCTCGGCGCCGGACCGGAGGACTGGTTCGAGGTCTCGCTGATCCCCACCACCCGGGAGCTGACGACCTTGGGCCGCGCCCCGATCGGCACGCAGGTAAACCTCGAAGTCGACGTGATCGCGAAATACGTCGAGCGGTTGATGGCGCGTTAG
- a CDS encoding bifunctional 3,4-dihydroxy-2-butanone-4-phosphate synthase/GTP cyclohydrolase II — translation MTRLDSVERAVADIAAGKAVVVIDDEDRENEGDLIFAAEKATPEMVAFMVRYTSGYLCVPLDGAICDRLGLLPMYAVNQDKHGTAYTVTVDAKNGVGTGISASDRATTMRLLADPASVADDFTRPGHVVPLRAKDGGVLRRPGHTEAAVDLARMAGLQPAGAICEIVSQKDEGSMAQTDELRVFADEHDLALITIADLIEWRRKHEKHIERIAEARIPTRHGEFRAIGYTSIYEDVEHVALVRGEIAGPNADGDDVLVRVHSECLTGDVFGSRRCDCGPQLDAAMAMVAREGRGIVLYMRGHEGRGIGLMHKLQAYQLQDAGEDTVDANLKLGLPADARDYGIGAQILVDLGVRSMRLLTNNPAKRVGLDGYGLHIIERVPLPVRANAENIRYLMTKRDRMGHDLAGLDDFHESVHLPGEFGGAL, via the coding sequence ATGACGAGGTTGGACTCCGTCGAGAGGGCGGTTGCCGACATTGCGGCCGGTAAGGCCGTGGTTGTCATCGACGACGAGGACCGCGAGAACGAAGGCGACCTGATTTTCGCCGCCGAGAAGGCGACCCCGGAGATGGTGGCGTTCATGGTCCGTTACACCTCCGGGTACCTGTGCGTCCCGCTGGACGGCGCGATCTGCGACCGGCTCGGGCTGCTGCCCATGTACGCGGTGAACCAGGACAAGCACGGGACCGCCTACACCGTCACCGTCGATGCGAAAAACGGTGTGGGCACCGGGATCTCGGCCTCCGATCGGGCCACCACCATGCGCCTGTTGGCCGATCCCGCTAGCGTAGCCGACGATTTCACGCGCCCCGGCCACGTGGTTCCGTTGCGCGCCAAGGACGGCGGCGTGCTGCGCCGCCCCGGCCACACCGAGGCCGCCGTCGACCTGGCCCGGATGGCGGGGTTGCAGCCCGCGGGCGCGATCTGCGAGATCGTCAGCCAGAAGGACGAAGGCTCGATGGCGCAGACCGATGAGCTACGGGTTTTCGCCGACGAGCACGACCTCGCGCTGATCACCATCGCCGACCTGATCGAGTGGCGGCGCAAGCACGAGAAGCACATCGAGCGGATCGCCGAGGCCCGTATACCGACTCGGCACGGTGAGTTTCGTGCGATCGGCTACACCAGCATCTATGAGGACGTCGAACACGTCGCGCTGGTTCGCGGCGAGATAGCCGGGCCGAACGCCGACGGCGACGACGTGCTGGTCCGCGTGCACTCCGAGTGCCTGACCGGCGACGTGTTCGGTTCCCGTCGCTGCGATTGCGGACCCCAACTGGACGCCGCGATGGCGATGGTCGCGCGGGAGGGGCGTGGCATCGTGCTGTACATGCGCGGCCACGAGGGCCGCGGCATCGGCCTGATGCACAAACTGCAGGCCTACCAGCTGCAGGACGCCGGCGAGGACACCGTCGACGCCAACCTCAAACTCGGATTGCCGGCCGACGCGAGGGATTACGGCATCGGGGCGCAGATCCTGGTCGACCTCGGGGTCCGCTCGATGCGGTTGCTGACCAACAACCCGGCCAAGCGGGTCGGCCTGGACGGGTACGGGCTGCACATCATCGAGCGGGTGCCGCTTCCGGTGCGCGCCAACGCCGAGAACATCCGCTACCTGATGACCAAGCGCGACAGGATGGGCCATGACCTGGCCGGGCTCGACGACTTTCACGAATCGGTTCATCTGCCAGGCGAATTCGGCGGGGCTCTATGA
- the ribH gene encoding 6,7-dimethyl-8-ribityllumazine synthase: MSGSGEPEIPALDASGLRLGIVASTWHSEICEALLQGARRVAAKSGIDDPTVVRVLGAIEIPVVAQELARNHDAVIALGVVIQGETPHFNYVCDAVTQGLTRVALDASTPVANGVLTTNTEQQALDRAGLPESVEDKGAQAAGAALTAALTLRELRARP, encoded by the coding sequence GTGAGCGGTAGCGGGGAGCCGGAGATCCCGGCGCTCGACGCGTCCGGCCTGCGGCTCGGCATCGTGGCGAGCACCTGGCACAGCGAGATCTGCGAAGCACTGCTGCAGGGCGCCCGCCGGGTGGCCGCCAAATCGGGCATCGACGATCCCACCGTGGTGCGCGTCCTCGGCGCGATCGAGATTCCCGTGGTGGCGCAGGAGCTTGCCCGCAACCACGACGCGGTCATCGCCCTGGGTGTCGTGATTCAGGGCGAGACACCCCATTTCAACTACGTCTGCGACGCGGTGACCCAGGGCCTGACGCGGGTCGCGCTGGACGCGTCCACACCCGTTGCCAACGGGGTGTTGACCACCAACACCGAGCAGCAGGCGCTCGATCGCGCCGGGCTTCCGGAATCGGTCGAAGACAAGGGCGCCCAGGCGGCCGGGGCGGCCCTGACCGCGGCGCTGACGCTGCGTGAGCTGCGCGCCCGGCCGTGA
- a CDS encoding PH domain-containing protein: MTEHEQWDVELRPHRTPIFVYGAAFIIAAVHIAIGLLLKVGSSGVVFRTTDQVAMALLGLVLAGVVLLFARPRLRVGPAGISVRNLLGDKLIEWPDVTGVSFPQGNRWARIDLPDDEYIPVMAIQAVDKERAVDAMDTVRSLLARYRPDLRTR, from the coding sequence GTGACTGAGCACGAGCAATGGGACGTCGAGTTGCGTCCCCACCGCACACCGATATTCGTCTACGGGGCGGCGTTCATCATCGCCGCGGTGCACATCGCGATCGGCTTGCTGCTCAAGGTCGGATCCAGCGGGGTGGTTTTTCGGACCACCGACCAGGTGGCGATGGCGCTGCTCGGTCTGGTGCTCGCCGGAGTGGTGCTGCTGTTCGCCCGGCCCCGGTTGCGGGTCGGGCCGGCCGGGATTTCGGTGCGTAACCTGTTGGGCGACAAGCTAATCGAGTGGCCAGACGTTACCGGCGTCTCGTTCCCGCAAGGCAACCGCTGGGCGCGCATCGATCTGCCCGACGATGAATACATTCCCGTGATGGCCATCCAGGCCGTCGACAAGGAACGCGCGGTCGACGCGATGGACACCGTCCGGTCGCTGCTGGCGCGCTACCGGCCGGACCTGCGCACCCGCTGA
- a CDS encoding hemophore-related protein translates to MFKRSLTRLAMGVGGLALVSTAAAGVASAAPDYGPMIHTTCSYDQAMRAVHAENPMAAQYLDQSPPNQQFLQQYLASTPDQRVNLLHAIEHNQGAQQALPIFQQMMTDCKNF, encoded by the coding sequence ATGTTCAAGCGCTCGTTGACCAGGCTCGCGATGGGGGTCGGCGGTCTGGCGTTGGTGTCGACCGCCGCGGCCGGGGTCGCATCCGCTGCGCCCGACTACGGCCCGATGATCCACACAACCTGCAGCTATGACCAGGCGATGCGGGCGGTCCACGCGGAAAACCCAATGGCCGCTCAGTACCTCGACCAGTCGCCGCCGAACCAGCAGTTCTTGCAGCAGTACCTGGCATCCACACCGGATCAGCGCGTGAACCTGCTGCACGCCATCGAGCACAACCAGGGCGCGCAGCAGGCTTTGCCGATCTTCCAGCAAATGATGACCGACTGTAAGAACTTCTGA
- a CDS encoding PPE family protein translates to MSMPIWAAFPPEVHSAALSSGPGPGSLLAAAQAWQALKAEYDSAAAELSSLLAAVQAGTWQGPSAEAFVAAHVPYLAWLLQNSANSSTAAAEQETVAAAYTAALSAMPTLTELEANHALHAQLVATNFFGVNTVPIALNEIDYLRMWLQAATVMAMYEAVSETALTWTPPATPPPPIQKTNVANHDEGGGPTQLSWWVTRVEEVDRAISGDLAQSSSDPSGALTQLASDPLLVTEVPHWAGESLLTFIPQAPQLTQLSYGLIAPFIPLAGGGGLAGLAGLSQPVPAAAPALPGATTPVPSGTGTPAAMAPAALAPAATPATSPAPAPASTTAPAPGAAAPPTPPAATHSFGYPYVVGPPGVGTGGEMSTRSRAEQRSPQPDSVPAAAAAATGERARRRRSPRPAQIDPGYRYEYLDEYLDAGDPAASTHGAGTIGSSGAARPARAGTAAGLTTLAGEHSRAGPTVPMLPSDRTPETGERAGDQ, encoded by the coding sequence GTGAGCATGCCGATCTGGGCGGCCTTCCCTCCGGAGGTCCATTCGGCGGCGCTCTCCAGCGGCCCCGGGCCGGGATCGTTGCTCGCGGCGGCGCAGGCGTGGCAGGCGTTGAAGGCCGAATATGACTCGGCGGCCGCGGAACTCAGTTCGTTGCTGGCCGCGGTGCAGGCCGGTACCTGGCAGGGCCCCAGCGCGGAGGCGTTCGTGGCGGCCCACGTTCCCTATCTGGCCTGGCTGCTGCAGAACAGCGCCAATAGCAGCACGGCGGCCGCCGAGCAGGAGACCGTCGCCGCGGCCTACACGGCGGCGCTGTCGGCCATGCCGACCCTCACCGAACTGGAGGCCAACCACGCCCTCCACGCGCAATTGGTGGCGACCAATTTCTTTGGCGTCAACACGGTTCCGATCGCCCTCAACGAGATCGACTACCTACGGATGTGGCTGCAGGCGGCCACCGTGATGGCGATGTATGAAGCGGTGTCCGAGACCGCGCTCACCTGGACGCCGCCGGCGACCCCGCCACCGCCGATCCAGAAGACCAACGTCGCGAACCACGACGAGGGCGGAGGGCCAACGCAGTTGAGCTGGTGGGTAACTCGGGTCGAGGAGGTCGACAGGGCAATCAGCGGGGACTTGGCGCAATCGTCGTCCGATCCGTCCGGGGCGCTGACGCAGCTGGCCAGCGACCCCCTCCTGGTGACCGAGGTTCCGCACTGGGCGGGCGAATCGCTCCTGACGTTCATCCCGCAGGCGCCGCAACTGACGCAGCTGTCGTACGGCCTGATCGCTCCCTTCATTCCCCTGGCGGGTGGCGGAGGGCTCGCCGGGCTGGCCGGCCTGTCGCAACCCGTCCCCGCCGCCGCACCCGCCCTGCCCGGCGCGACAACGCCGGTCCCGTCCGGCACCGGGACGCCCGCTGCGATGGCGCCCGCCGCGTTGGCGCCCGCGGCCACCCCGGCCACGTCCCCGGCGCCAGCGCCCGCGTCCACGACCGCCCCCGCACCCGGCGCCGCCGCGCCCCCGACGCCGCCCGCCGCTACCCACAGCTTCGGTTACCCCTACGTCGTGGGCCCGCCCGGCGTGGGAACCGGCGGCGAGATGAGCACCCGCAGCCGGGCGGAGCAGAGGTCACCCCAGCCCGACAGCGTCCCGGCGGCGGCCGCCGCGGCCACGGGGGAACGGGCCCGCCGGCGCCGAAGCCCCCGGCCGGCCCAGATCGACCCGGGATACCGCTACGAATACCTCGACGAATACCTCGACGCCGGCGATCCGGCCGCCTCAACGCACGGCGCCGGGACCATCGGCTCGTCCGGCGCCGCTCGGCCGGCGCGCGCCGGGACGGCGGCCGGCCTGACCACCCTGGCCGGGGAGCATTCCCGCGCCGGTCCGACCGTGCCGATGCTGCCGAGCGACCGGACGCCCGAAACCGGCGAAAGGGCAGGTGACCAGTAA
- a CDS encoding cupin domain-containing protein, with the protein MLRPLSVETFLDEIWGATRYHVKRRQPDYFDRLLPGPSAAETLLEHVRPEPSAVRLVRGGADKDPGTYRLADGTLDLERVRGGLADGYTIVLNGLERYVRGIASLSHSIEVELNYPTRVNAYVTPPGSRGFVPHYDPHDVLVLQIHGSKTWRLSNDAAVPPHEMERRKGVGSDWVAPPTEVTLEAGDTLYVPRGQVHSAETDAGSSVHLTVGMHAPTVLTLLTHLLHALSLRDDRVHARLSPRHLDDAGARAGLAGLVRDTLRDLEDPSVIAAGLDAMAEVLVRRGRCPPVGQLSETDGIDGRTLVAKHQPLYSRVTQVADGVALQFAQLSMRASADHEEALRFLSGSTGRFRVGDLPGLTAAQQAALARTLILNGFLVRLSDD; encoded by the coding sequence TTGCTTCGCCCCCTCTCGGTGGAAACCTTCCTCGACGAGATCTGGGGGGCGACGCGCTATCACGTCAAGCGGCGCCAGCCGGACTACTTCGATCGCCTCCTGCCCGGCCCGTCGGCCGCCGAGACGCTCCTGGAACACGTGCGCCCCGAGCCATCGGCGGTGCGGCTGGTGCGGGGTGGCGCGGACAAGGACCCCGGCACCTACCGGCTCGCCGACGGCACCCTCGACTTGGAACGGGTTCGCGGGGGCCTTGCCGATGGCTACACGATCGTCCTGAACGGCCTCGAACGGTACGTGCGCGGGATCGCGTCGCTGTCCCACTCGATCGAGGTCGAGTTGAACTACCCGACGCGGGTCAACGCCTACGTCACGCCCCCCGGGTCGAGGGGCTTCGTCCCGCACTACGACCCGCACGACGTGCTGGTCCTGCAAATCCACGGCTCCAAGACGTGGCGGTTGTCCAACGACGCGGCCGTGCCACCACACGAGATGGAACGCAGGAAGGGCGTCGGTTCGGACTGGGTCGCGCCGCCGACCGAGGTGACCCTGGAGGCCGGCGACACGCTGTACGTGCCACGCGGCCAAGTGCATTCGGCCGAAACAGACGCGGGTTCATCGGTCCATTTGACGGTCGGCATGCACGCGCCCACCGTGCTGACGCTCCTCACCCACCTGTTGCACGCGTTGAGCCTGCGGGATGACCGGGTGCACGCCCGGTTGTCGCCCCGGCACCTCGACGACGCGGGTGCGCGGGCGGGCCTGGCCGGCCTCGTGCGCGACACCCTGCGCGACCTCGAGGACCCGAGCGTCATCGCTGCGGGCCTCGACGCCATGGCAGAAGTCCTGGTCCGGCGCGGCCGATGCCCGCCGGTCGGACAGCTCTCGGAAACCGACGGGATCGACGGGCGGACCCTGGTGGCGAAACACCAACCGCTCTATTCGCGGGTGACGCAGGTGGCGGACGGTGTGGCCCTGCAGTTCGCACAGCTGTCGATGCGCGCGAGCGCCGACCACGAGGAAGCGCTGCGGTTCCTCTCGGGAAGCACTGGGCGGTTTCGCGTGGGCGATCTGCCGGGGTTGACCGCGGCGCAGCAGGCGGCGCTGGCCAGGACGCTGATCCTGAACGGGTTCCTGGTCCGGCTGTCCGACGACTGA
- the uvrC gene encoding excinuclease ABC subunit UvrC: protein MPDPATYRPPPGSIPVEPGVYRFRDVHGRVIYVGKAKSLRSRLTSYFADVAGLHPRTRQMVTTAAKVEWTVVNTEVEALQLEYNWIKEFDPRFNVRYRDDKSYPVLAVTLGEEFPRLMVYRGPRRKGVRYFGPYSHAWAIRETLDLLTRVFPARTCSAGVFKRHKQIDRPCLLGYIDKCSAPCVGRVSAEQHRQIVDDFCDFLSGKTDRFARELEHQMNGAAEQLDFERAARLRDDLSALKRAMEKQAVVLGDGTDADVVAFADDELEAAVQVFHVRGGRVRGQRGWIVEKSGDPGDSGEERLVEQFLTQFYGEQAELDGAADESTNPVPREVLVPCLPSNAEELTSWLSGLRGSRVALRVPRRGDKRALAETVQRNAKEALQQHKLKRAGDFNARSAALQNIQEALGLADAPLRIECVDISHVQGTDVVGSLVVFEDGLPRKSDYRHFGIREAAGQGRSDDVASIAEVTRRRFARHLTEQNDSNMLSAEGKSRRFAYPPNLYVVDGGAPQVNAASAVLEDLGITDVAVIGLAKRLEEIWVPSEPDPVIMPRNSEGLYLLQRIRDEAHRFAITYHRSKRSKRMTASALDSVPGLGEHRRKALVTHFGSIARLKEATVDQITAVPGIGVATATAVLEALRPEALRPEQSGEHQ, encoded by the coding sequence GTGCCAGATCCCGCCACGTACCGACCGCCACCCGGGTCGATCCCGGTCGAACCGGGCGTCTACCGATTCCGGGACGTGCACGGGCGGGTCATCTACGTCGGCAAGGCCAAGAGCCTGCGCAGCCGGCTGACGTCATACTTCGCCGACGTTGCCGGTCTGCACCCGCGGACGCGGCAGATGGTGACCACCGCCGCCAAGGTGGAGTGGACGGTGGTCAACACCGAAGTCGAGGCGTTGCAGCTCGAATACAACTGGATAAAGGAATTCGATCCGCGCTTCAACGTCCGCTACCGCGACGACAAGTCATACCCGGTGCTGGCTGTCACCCTGGGCGAGGAATTCCCCCGGCTGATGGTCTATCGCGGCCCGCGCCGCAAGGGCGTGCGCTATTTCGGGCCCTACTCCCACGCCTGGGCGATCCGGGAGACGCTGGACCTGCTTACCCGGGTCTTCCCGGCCCGCACCTGTTCGGCCGGTGTGTTCAAGCGGCACAAGCAGATCGACCGTCCGTGCCTGCTCGGCTACATCGACAAATGCTCGGCGCCGTGTGTCGGCAGGGTCAGCGCCGAGCAGCACCGCCAAATCGTCGACGACTTCTGCGACTTCCTGTCCGGCAAGACCGACCGCTTCGCGCGCGAGTTGGAACACCAGATGAACGGCGCGGCCGAACAACTCGACTTCGAGCGTGCCGCGCGGCTGCGTGACGACCTGTCCGCGTTGAAGCGCGCCATGGAGAAGCAGGCCGTGGTGCTCGGTGACGGCACCGACGCCGACGTGGTCGCCTTCGCCGACGACGAGCTGGAGGCGGCGGTGCAGGTGTTCCACGTGCGCGGTGGCCGGGTGCGTGGCCAGCGTGGCTGGATCGTCGAAAAGTCCGGCGACCCCGGCGATTCCGGCGAGGAACGGTTGGTCGAGCAATTTCTGACCCAGTTCTACGGCGAGCAGGCCGAATTGGATGGCGCGGCGGACGAATCCACCAACCCGGTGCCCCGCGAGGTACTGGTGCCGTGCCTGCCGTCCAATGCCGAGGAGCTGACCAGCTGGCTGTCGGGCCTGCGCGGGTCACGGGTCGCGCTGCGGGTGCCGCGCCGCGGCGACAAGCGAGCGCTGGCCGAAACGGTGCAACGCAACGCCAAAGAGGCTCTGCAGCAACATAAGCTGAAGCGGGCCGGCGACTTTAACGCCAGATCGGCTGCGCTGCAGAACATTCAGGAAGCCCTCGGCTTGGCCGATGCGCCGCTGCGCATCGAATGCGTCGACATCAGCCACGTGCAGGGCACCGACGTGGTGGGCTCGTTGGTGGTGTTCGAGGACGGCCTGCCGCGCAAGTCGGACTACCGCCACTTCGGGATCCGCGAAGCCGCCGGGCAGGGCCGCTCCGACGACGTCGCCTCGATCGCCGAGGTGACTCGCCGCCGGTTCGCGCGACACCTGACCGAACAGAACGACTCGAATATGCTGTCCGCCGAAGGCAAGTCGCGCCGGTTCGCCTATCCGCCCAACCTCTACGTCGTCGACGGCGGCGCGCCGCAGGTCAACGCGGCCAGCGCCGTGCTCGAAGACCTCGGCATCACCGACGTCGCGGTGATCGGCCTGGCCAAGCGGCTGGAAGAGATATGGGTGCCGTCCGAACCCGATCCCGTCATCATGCCGCGCAACAGCGAGGGGCTTTATCTGCTGCAACGAATTCGTGACGAGGCGCACCGGTTCGCCATCACCTACCATCGCAGCAAGCGATCCAAGCGAATGACCGCCTCGGCACTGGATTCGGTGCCAGGATTGGGGGAACATCGCCGCAAGGCGCTGGTGACCCATTTCGGATCGATAGCCCGCCTCAAGGAGGCCACCGTCGACCAGATCACGGCCGTTCCCGGCATCGGTGTGGCCACGGCCACCGCCGTGCTCGAGGCGCTGCGACCCGAGGCGCTGCGACCCGAGCAGTCCGGAGAACACCAATGA
- the rapZ gene encoding RNase adapter RapZ: MEARPDGGAGIDVVLVTGLSGAGRGTAAKVLEDLGWYVADNLPPQLITRMVDFGMDAGSRITRLAVVMDVRSRGFTGDLDEVRTELATRNITPRVVFMEASDDMLVRRYEQNRRSHPLQGDQTLAEGIAAERRMLAPVRATADLIIDTSTLSVRELRESIERAFGGDATTSISVTVESFGFKYGLPMDADMVMDVRFLPNPHWVDELRPLTGQDPAVSEYVLSQPGAADFLDAYHRLLSLVVDGYRREGKRYMTVAIGCTGGKHRSVAIAEALMRLLKANPQLSVRVLHRDLGRE; this comes from the coding sequence ATGGAGGCACGTCCAGACGGCGGGGCCGGCATCGACGTCGTTCTGGTCACCGGACTGTCGGGGGCCGGGCGGGGTACGGCAGCCAAGGTGCTCGAGGACCTCGGCTGGTACGTGGCCGACAACCTGCCGCCCCAGCTGATCACGCGCATGGTCGATTTCGGCATGGACGCGGGGTCGCGCATCACCCGGCTGGCGGTGGTGATGGACGTGCGGTCGCGCGGCTTCACCGGCGACCTCGATGAGGTGCGCACCGAGCTCGCCACCCGCAACATCACCCCGCGCGTCGTGTTCATGGAGGCATCCGACGACATGCTGGTGCGGCGCTACGAACAGAACCGCCGCAGCCACCCGCTGCAGGGCGACCAAACCCTGGCCGAGGGCATCGCCGCCGAGCGCCGCATGCTCGCCCCGGTGCGCGCCACGGCCGACCTGATCATCGACACCTCCACGCTGTCGGTGCGCGAGTTGCGGGAGAGCATCGAGCGCGCGTTCGGCGGCGACGCCACCACGTCCATCAGCGTCACCGTCGAGTCGTTCGGGTTCAAGTACGGCCTGCCGATGGACGCCGACATGGTGATGGACGTGCGGTTCCTGCCCAACCCGCACTGGGTCGACGAGCTGCGTCCGCTCACCGGACAGGACCCCGCGGTCAGCGAATACGTGTTGAGTCAGCCCGGCGCCGCGGACTTTCTCGACGCCTACCATCGGTTGCTGTCCCTGGTCGTCGACGGCTACCGCCGGGAGGGCAAGCGCTACATGACGGTCGCCATCGGCTGCACCGGCGGCAAGCACCGCAGCGTCGCGATCGCCGAGGCGCTGATGCGGCTGCTGAAGGCCAATCCTCAACTGTCGGTGCGGGTGCTGCACCGGGATCTGGGCCGCGAATGA
- the yvcK gene encoding uridine diphosphate-N-acetylglucosamine-binding protein YvcK, with protein sequence MSAPTNRGIVALGGGHGLYATLSAARRLTPHVTAVVTVADDGGSSGRLRSELNVVPPGDLRMALAALASDSPHGRLWATILQHRFGGNGALAGHPIGNLLLAGLSEVLADPVAALDELGRILGVKGRVLPMCPIALQIEADVSGLETDPRIFRLIRGQVAIATTPGKVRRVRLLPSDPPATRQAVDAIMAADLVVLGPGSWFTSVIPHVLVPGLAAALRATTARRALVLNLVAEPGETAGFSVERHLHVLAQHAPGFTVHDIIIDAERVPGEREREQLRRTATLLSAEVHFADVARPGTPLHDPGKLAAALDGVRAAHKGTGAPPFTATADIRVDGASPQPGGNGPGGSGPRSDDAWR encoded by the coding sequence ATGAGCGCGCCGACGAATCGGGGCATCGTAGCGCTGGGCGGTGGACATGGCCTGTACGCGACGCTGTCCGCGGCACGCCGGCTGACTCCTCACGTCACCGCAGTGGTGACCGTCGCCGACGACGGTGGCTCGTCCGGGCGGCTGCGCAGCGAATTAAATGTGGTGCCGCCGGGTGACCTCCGAATGGCATTGGCGGCCTTGGCATCTGACAGCCCGCACGGCCGGCTGTGGGCGACCATTCTGCAGCACCGGTTCGGGGGCAACGGGGCGCTGGCCGGGCACCCGATCGGCAACCTGCTGCTCGCCGGGCTGTCGGAGGTGCTGGCCGATCCGGTGGCCGCCCTCGACGAGTTGGGCCGCATCCTCGGCGTCAAGGGCAGGGTGTTGCCGATGTGCCCGATCGCGCTGCAGATCGAGGCCGACGTCTCGGGGCTGGAGACCGATCCGCGGATATTCCGGCTGATTCGCGGCCAGGTCGCGATCGCCACCACACCGGGCAAGGTGCGGCGGGTGCGGCTGCTGCCGTCCGATCCGCCGGCGACCCGGCAGGCGGTCGACGCCATCATGGCCGCCGACCTCGTGGTGCTGGGTCCCGGCTCGTGGTTCACCAGCGTGATCCCGCACGTGCTGGTGCCGGGGCTGGCGGCGGCGCTGCGGGCCACCACCGCCCGTCGGGCGCTGGTGCTCAATCTGGTGGCCGAACCGGGGGAGACGGCCGGCTTCTCCGTCGAGCGTCATCTGCACGTGCTGGCGCAACATGCGCCGGGATTCACGGTGCACGACATCATCATCGACGCCGAACGGGTGCCCGGCGAGCGGGAGCGGGAGCAACTGCGCCGGACCGCGACGCTGCTTTCCGCCGAGGTCCACTTCGCCGACGTGGCCCGACCTGGTACACCTTTACATGATCCAGGCAAGCTCGCGGCGGCCCTGGACGGCGTCCGGGCGGCCCACAAGGGCACGGGAGCGCCTCCGTTCACAGCCACCGCGGATATTCGGGTCGACGGTGCAAGTCCACAACCCGGTGGAAATGGACCGGGCGGCAGCGGACCGAGGAGTGACGACGCGTGGCGATGA
- the whiA gene encoding DNA-binding protein WhiA, with protein sequence MTTEVKDELSRLIVKSVSARRAEVTSLLRFAGGLHIVGGRVVVEAEVDLGNVARRLRKDIFELYGYNAVVHVLSASGIRKTTRYVLRVANDGEALARQTGLLDNRGRPVRGLPAQVVGGSVADAEAAWRGAFLAHGSLTEPGRSSALEVSCPGPEAALALVGAARRLGVSAKAREVRGADRVVVRDGEAIGALLTRMGAQDTRLIWEERRMRREVRATANRLANFDDANLRRSARAAVAAAARVERALEILGDTVPDHLASAGKLRVEHRQASLEELGRLADPPMTKDAVAGRIRRLLSMADRKAKIEGIPDTESAVTPDLLEDA encoded by the coding sequence ATGACGACCGAAGTCAAGGACGAACTCAGCCGCCTGATCGTGAAGTCGGTCAGCGCGCGCCGCGCGGAGGTCACGTCGCTGCTCCGGTTTGCCGGCGGGCTGCACATCGTCGGCGGCCGGGTGGTCGTGGAAGCCGAGGTGGACCTGGGCAACGTCGCGCGCCGGCTGCGTAAGGACATCTTCGAGCTCTACGGCTACAACGCGGTCGTTCATGTGTTGTCGGCCAGCGGGATTCGCAAGACCACCCGCTACGTGCTGCGGGTGGCCAACGACGGCGAGGCGCTGGCCCGCCAGACCGGGCTGCTCGACAACCGCGGCCGGCCGGTGCGCGGCCTGCCCGCCCAGGTGGTGGGCGGCAGCGTCGCCGACGCCGAAGCCGCCTGGCGCGGTGCCTTCCTGGCGCACGGGTCGCTGACCGAGCCGGGACGCTCGTCGGCCCTGGAGGTCAGCTGTCCCGGACCGGAGGCCGCGCTGGCGTTGGTGGGCGCGGCCCGCCGGCTCGGGGTGAGCGCGAAGGCCCGCGAGGTGCGCGGCGCCGACCGGGTGGTGGTGCGGGACGGCGAGGCGATCGGCGCATTGCTGACCCGGATGGGCGCCCAGGACACCCGGCTCATCTGGGAGGAGCGCCGGATGCGCCGCGAGGTGCGTGCGACGGCCAACCGGCTCGCCAACTTCGACGATGCCAACCTGCGCCGCTCGGCGCGGGCCGCGGTCGCGGCGGCCGCCCGGGTGGAGCGCGCGCTGGAGATTCTCGGCGACACCGTCCCCGACCACCTCGCCTCGGCCGGCAAGCTGCGCGTCGAGCACCGGCAGGCCTCACTGGAGGAGCTCGGCCGGCTCGCCGACCCGCCGATGACGAAAGACGCTGTGGCCGGGCGTATTCGGCGGTTGTTGTCGATGGCCGACCGCAAGGCCAAGATCGAAGGCATTCCCGACACCGAGTCGGCGGTGACGCCGGACCTGCTCGAGGACGCCTAA